A window from Hallerella porci encodes these proteins:
- the thiE gene encoding thiamine phosphate synthase, translating into MKKNYLNLYLVTDSDLALGRPVEDVVQAAVRGGTTIVQLREKTASTRDFYHIALRVKEILQGTGVPLIINDRLDIAQAVDVEGLHIGQSDMPYEIARRILGPNKIIGVSCDNDEQLLEMNRYDDVNYVAVQAYGTQTKAEADHPLGPAGVLRSKKLTRHPLVAIGGIHLSNAAEISEAEADGIAVVSEIMSAKDPEDAAKKLYLQLGVKNEK; encoded by the coding sequence ATGAAAAAAAATTATTTGAATCTTTACTTGGTGACCGATTCCGATTTGGCGCTCGGGCGCCCCGTCGAAGATGTGGTGCAAGCCGCCGTTCGCGGTGGCACAACGATTGTGCAGCTTCGTGAAAAAACTGCATCGACGCGGGATTTTTATCACATCGCTCTCCGCGTAAAAGAAATTCTCCAGGGCACAGGCGTTCCGTTAATTATCAACGATCGTTTGGATATTGCGCAAGCTGTCGATGTCGAAGGACTTCACATCGGGCAAAGCGATATGCCCTACGAAATTGCCCGCCGCATTTTAGGTCCGAATAAAATCATCGGCGTTTCTTGCGATAATGATGAGCAACTTTTAGAAATGAACCGCTACGACGATGTCAATTATGTCGCCGTGCAAGCTTATGGCACCCAAACAAAAGCCGAAGCCGATCATCCGCTCGGCCCCGCGGGAGTTTTGCGTTCAAAGAAACTCACCCGCCATCCGCTCGTCGCCATCGGAGGCATTCATCTTTCTAACGCTGCAGAAATCAGCGAAGCCGAAGCTGACGGCATCGCTGTCGTTTCCGAAATCATGAGC
- a CDS encoding thiamine-phosphate synthase family protein: MIGKVNDDFFTQSILSKTGAKNSKVKIGPAMGVDSAILKVPEGYMAIAEDPIFPSVRMTPKDFAYVTVHIGASDVAVMGIKPQFMTYSLLLPPETKQEYIAELIDEISAEAARLGISIVGGHTGYYGAVVCPTIGGITVWGTGKKFVSPRGAKAGDDLVITKSIAIEAAALLGFELGEALKGKLAPKDIKRAAKRMQEISVVKDAEIAAKFAGVHAMHDATEGGIKRGIWEVAEASKLGIEIHTDDYKIPADIQKICAIFGLNPWEIISEGTLVIAVDPKETKKLQNAFSKEGIPSAVLGKFTQKSAGRKWIQNGESLDFTPPVKDFFWDVFFNAKNILAEGNVEEGLSENDKLCRDLKSAVEYLKAANIYRMLPEIGMNIGYTVNGKTAADVCAVPGRIFRVNQETCSVRDPEMGISVYMAGTLLEIRKKFPQAECVANFRSNDKILSAVKKLGLKSLAMPTPKDYWQLGNDYDRDLEKVIAGAETLPDVISIPDRINLEKLILVIGTSLDDFQKKVLAINTEIQE; the protein is encoded by the coding sequence ATGATTGGAAAAGTCAACGACGATTTCTTCACACAGTCTATTCTTTCTAAAACGGGAGCCAAAAATTCGAAGGTCAAAATTGGGCCGGCGATGGGTGTCGATTCCGCAATTCTCAAAGTGCCCGAAGGCTATATGGCGATTGCCGAAGACCCGATATTTCCCTCGGTCCGGATGACGCCCAAAGATTTTGCATACGTCACCGTGCACATCGGTGCAAGCGATGTCGCTGTCATGGGAATTAAGCCGCAATTTATGACTTATTCGCTTTTGCTTCCTCCCGAAACGAAGCAAGAATATATCGCAGAACTCATCGATGAAATCAGCGCAGAAGCCGCGCGCCTTGGCATTTCTATCGTCGGCGGTCACACAGGATATTACGGCGCAGTCGTCTGCCCTACAATCGGCGGCATCACCGTTTGGGGAACGGGGAAAAAATTCGTTTCTCCGCGAGGCGCCAAAGCGGGCGACGATCTCGTCATCACAAAAAGCATTGCAATCGAAGCCGCAGCCCTTCTCGGCTTTGAACTCGGCGAAGCATTAAAAGGAAAACTCGCCCCGAAAGATATCAAGCGCGCAGCAAAACGGATGCAAGAAATTTCCGTCGTCAAAGATGCGGAAATCGCTGCAAAATTTGCAGGCGTTCACGCGATGCACGATGCGACCGAAGGCGGCATAAAACGCGGCATTTGGGAAGTCGCCGAAGCGTCAAAACTCGGCATCGAAATTCACACAGACGATTATAAAATTCCCGCAGACATTCAAAAAATCTGCGCCATTTTCGGGCTCAATCCTTGGGAAATTATCAGCGAAGGCACACTCGTTATCGCTGTCGATCCAAAAGAAACGAAAAAGCTCCAGAACGCCTTCTCAAAAGAAGGAATCCCAAGTGCTGTTCTCGGCAAATTCACCCAAAAATCCGCAGGCAGAAAATGGATTCAAAATGGCGAAAGCCTTGATTTTACGCCGCCGGTGAAAGATTTCTTCTGGGATGTTTTCTTTAACGCAAAAAATATTCTCGCCGAAGGAAATGTCGAAGAAGGTCTTTCGGAAAACGATAAACTTTGCCGCGATTTAAAATCCGCTGTTGAATATTTAAAAGCCGCAAATATTTACCGCATGCTTCCAGAAATCGGAATGAATATCGGCTACACCGTAAACGGAAAAACTGCTGCCGATGTTTGCGCAGTTCCCGGACGCATTTTCCGAGTGAATCAAGAAACCTGTTCTGTCCGCGATCCCGAAATGGGAATCAGCGTTTACATGGCAGGTACACTTCTCGAAATCCGCAAAAAATTTCCGCAAGCAGAATGCGTTGCCAATTTCCGCAGCAATGACAAAATTCTTTCTGCAGTCAAAAAACTCGGATTAAAATCTCTTGCGATGCCAACGCCAAAAGATTATTGGCAACTCGGTAATGATTACGACCGCGACCTTGAAAAAGTTATCGCCGGCGCAGAAACTTTGCCCGATGTTATCTCCATTCCCGACCGCATCAATTTGGAAAAATTGATTCTCGTCATCGGCACATCTCTCGACGATTTTCAGAAAAAAGTCCTCGCGATTAACACCGAAATTCAGGAGTAA